The window TTTGCCAGCTTCAGACTTGGTTTCAGCCTCATTCGAGACTATGAACATTTAGCTGATCGAATCAAGCGATGATAGATTTCCAAGGAAATGATAAGAGTATGACTTTTGAGAAAACAATCTAATCTTCTCATCAAATatgttttagtttttttttttatcagactGCAAGAATTGCTTCGATTGCAACTGTTATTAGGTGCTCATGCAATGGCAGATTAAACTATATGCTTTTATACCTTCTTACTATATCGACTAATATTTATCGATCAGATGtaatataatatcatataataaataatataagacTCTGTTGCTCCTACAAAGAAGGCTTAGTCGAGTATTAGTGGGCTGAAATTTTGTTATTGGGCTTAACGGCCTTTGCTAATGGGCGCTTAGTGGAGTATTAGTGGACTGAAATTTTGTTATTGGGCTTAAAGGGCTTTGCTAATGGGCGCTCGGTGGAGTATTAGTGGGCTAATATTTGTTATTGAGCTCAACGGGCTTTTCTAATGGGCGCTTAACGGAGTATTAGTGGGCTAATATTTGTTATTGGGCTTAACGGGGGTTATATAACATGCGTCGccgctctctttctctctctaatctGCCTTCTTCGTAGGAGGCGGCGGGGATAGGTAGTCGGATCCCATGGGAATTCTCCGAAGGATCGCGGGATTTCTCGGGTTGacgcgggaggaggaggaggaggaggtccgCCACCCGAATGGCGGCGGAGTTGATGGGGGCGGCCGGACGGGTGCGGGACCGCCCCGCGCCGCCGGCAGAGGGTTCGGGGGGGTGCAGGTCCCCGTCGCGGTCGAGCGCCCCAGCCCTGGCCCCGTGCTCGTATCCTGCGATCCCGGTGAGGGCGGAATCCAGGTGCTCTTCTTGTGCCCCCCTTTGCACTCTGTTCAGATCCTGTTGCCAAATTGATGGGAAAAGTTGGATCTTTTATTTGTGTTTGTtattgtttctttcttccttcttttgtGACTCCATCTGCATCTGTTTCATATGTATCAATGTAAAAGATATTTTCCATGAGTCATACAAGCATCTGGAACTGGATAGAACTAGAATCCTAATACTTCTACAGGAAAAGGATGAAttgtatggattttttttttttttgggtaaaaggTAAGTGATGAAGGTGGGATTCGAACCTAGAACTTTGCGATAATTTATCAAAGTATTTACTAGCCAACACCTTTAGGAATTTTCTCTTTTGTCCTAAGTGAGCCTTCTTAGGAGGTTTGTGTCAAAGACTCATGAAAATAAGCCACTGAAAAAATAAGTACAAGCtaaatgagtcaaataaaaaatatagtcaAAATCTAACTCTGACTGTAGTTTAAAACTTTAGGACATAAATAAGGTTAACTGCTTAAATCTCTTAAAATAACGAAGCTGAATCCTAGGTTTATCACAAGAATAGTTGAACCTAAATATTTGGACTTTCTGTTTCCACCATTGAAATCTGGATTTTGAGCTTAGTGCAACATACACTTTGCAGCCTTTGTATTGCTTCTGCAAGCATGTCCATTTATCGTCTATATTAATAGGATTGTGCTTGTTTACAATCAGGTCGCTACCAAATTTTGGCCTTTGTAAAATTGGGGTCAGCTTGTTGAGCCAGGACATGTAATGCCTGGAGATACCTTTAAATGATCGAATACCATTGAGAATTGTTGATTTTGTCTTCTTCAAAAAATCTGGTTCATTGTGAATCACAAACTTACTGTTACCTTTTAAGAGATGCTAGGTGCGATTCAAGGATTCTTTCTACTGATGTTTGGATATATCATGCATTAGTTAAGAACCATTTAAGTAACACCAAAAATTTCATTATGCTTTTTCTTTGTTGTTGAATTCTGTTAATATACAGCATGATACATGTAATTCTCTTAGGTATTCTCTTTTTCTCTGTTGTTGATTTCTGTTAATGGATCTGTATATACAGCATGATACATGTAATTCTCTTTGGTAGTCTCTTAAGTCCCtacttttgctttcatttttACTGTCCCATGCCCATGGTTTTCCCAGTAAGTGAATCTATAGCTTTCATTAGAATATCAGACTGCGGATTAACTGCAGATAATCCTATACTTAGTCTAAGACCATTGAAAATCAAGTGGTTGAACTTTATATGCCACTGGTCATACATCAAATTCTGGCTCAATCCGATTaattctttatttttacaagataTCACTTCCTTTGACTTCAGCTTATTGCTTTTGTGAGTCTGCTTGCATCTTCTGTGCTCCTGCAATCTTGTCTCCATACAACGGATCCGCTTCTCTTGATCTCGTGTGGATGTGTTTGTTGCAGTAGTTGAGCATACAACTTTGATTTAATATTGTGATTCTAATAGAATAACTAAGAAGCATTTGGAATGTTTAAGAACTGTGTATTAGATTTAAATGAAAATTATATCAGTGATGTGCTTTATAATTAGTATGTTCCACAAACAATATTTTTGAAGATTGATGTAGCAGGGAAGGGACTGTTGAGATTGATTTGTACTCTTACCAAGAGTGACAAAATAAGAAATGATTGTGATATTAAAGGGAGAGTTAGAACTACCTGAGAATAAATTGGGGGGAATCATCCTATGTGTTTGGACGTATCtaaaccaaaggggaagaaacaAAAGTGGTAATTTTGCGTTTTAGCCATCAAGCTGAATGTGGAACTGGATTCTTCCATATTTGTTTACCAAGCTTTTCATAAATGGCTGACTGGACTTCATCATTTTCTAGCCTCGCTCTGTTACATTGTTTCTATCAGCAAGTCTTGCAATTCTTCTCCTTCTTTAAGATTGTATGATGCATAACCCCACCCGCCCATGCTCTCCCAAACACAAAAAGAAATATACGATATCATACATTTTGTCATTCTTCCAATTCCTTGTGTCTTTTTCTTAGTATCTCTTTCTTCTTACTCAGGCCCTTTTCCATGCTTCCCtatgctagcaaaaccttcttttCTTGTTATTTGAGTTTCAAATGTTTTGAGCCTAGCTGAACCAACTATAATGATTAAAGCCTGATTCTCTTTTTGTGATGCTGGTACCACTGCTGTTAGTTTGCTCTGTGTATGTGGAAGGTCTTCTAGTTCCTCATCTTTGGTCCGTCGTATTTCTGATTCATTTACTATTTGTGATGTCTGGTGCTTAAGTAATTTGTTTCCTCATCTGGAGCCCATATTTTCCTCTTTCTCTGTCTTTATATCAGGGTTTTAGGTGGTATTCAAGGAGATTGCGAATTGATGAAGATGGTGATGTGGCAGATGAGttcttgagtgaagtcatagctgAGATCCCTCCCACTGAGAACCAGATGACACCACCTAAGTTCCAGGTAAAGTACAACACCAGGCCTACTGCCATGGCGATGAGAAAACAGGTCACTGTTGCCGACGGGAACCTACGTCAGAGCttagagcaccaaggaagattgcAATGGGTGTGATGAGAAATCAACTCAGCGAGCTGCAGATATCGAGAATTTCCAGTGATGAATCAAATTGCCCTTTTGTCCAGCAATACCCAAGTCCTATTTATTCACCATTTTCAGTAGGTGGTGGGTGGTTGAATTGATACTGCTGCCAATACAAAACTAGCCTACCCTGTGGTTTGCTTTGCACTTCTCAGTGATCCATTATAAATCTTTACCTGTACAAAATTCATGTATTCAAATGTTTACTAGTCAAATTCAAGGATGGTCTTCTAATGAAGGTTTtgatgtttttattttctttcctccCCTTCTTACCCATTTAAATGGGAAAATCTCAATAATTGGCTTGTATGAATTGGGTTTAGCATAACCATAAGTTCATATATCTGAATGAGATTTCTAGTGTTGTTAGCCCTTTTTTCCCTGGTTGCCCTGCATGATGTGTCCTCCACCTTCTCCAAGCTATTAATTGATAGACTCGTTCAGAGGTGACCAAGCTCCTGCACCATGCAGGTCGCACTGGCACCTTCTTAGTTGCTATGCAGCTATCGTTCTTTGGGATGACTTCCCATTCTCTATGCCCTTTTCAAGTCTCATGCTGTCTCAGGATGCATTGGAATTAAGAGTTCTGTATCACATATTATGAACCTAGATGGTTCAAGCGACAACAGCAATGCTCTAGTGAAGTGAGAGAACGATCATATGATCATATCCTGCCATTGGGAAGATGACTAAGTAATTCCGAAGGTAACAAAGAGACAATTTTGATATACAAATCAAAGACTTCAACTTTGCTTCACATGGTCAGACTTGATCTTATTGATGCTAGGGAATACATCAGCAGTTACAGATATGCTCTTGATATAGTATGAAGCTTTAGCAATCATCTGATCTCATCTTTGCCACTGCTGATACCAAAGACCATACTTTTGATGGTAAAAAAAATGTCATTTTACACTACTATTATCAAACATGACATCAGCTCACAAGGAGTTACACTTTGCTTGTGTCATCAAATAACCACAAGGTCAGAGAGTAAGAGGAGTCAATGAGAGCTTGATGTTCTTGATGCCAGAGATGAGGGCACGAATTACAGGAGGAAGCAGTAACCACTGAGGGTAAAGGAAAATACTATGTACAAAGGCACATTAAGATCATTGAAGCATGGTTATGTACATGAAGGATCATAACTTACAACTCTTGCATTAGACTATAGCATGCCTAATGTACCAGGAAGAGCTTATAAAAAAGAGCAGCTCAGTGCACGAGGCTCCACTTAAAAATAAGATATGGAAAGCCTTGATCTTGTAAGTTAAGCAGCGAGGTCTGTTTCCATGATTAGATAATTTTGCCATGCTGCAAAAGCTCATTCTCCAGGAAAGACCTTGTGAATTGTGTAGGAGAGTCTAAGAGATTGTTTCAAGTATACAGGGACTGGTTAAGCAGATGCAGGTCTCAGAACTCTTCTGTTTCTTCGACTTCAACATCTGGAGATCCATACATCACATCAGTATAACTCTGAACCACTTTCATAGTTAGACCTGGAAAGCGACAAGGGCTACTTGGTCGCAGATCTATTTTAATGAACGGCCATCGCATTGCTTGCGCAGCTTCGCATTCTTCTGTTCCGTCTCCAATTACACAGAACCGGACATTTGGGCCACCAAACCGTTCCTTGATCCATGAGAAGCACCTAAGCTTCCCTACTTCCCATGAGCTGTAAACTAGAAGAGTGATGAAAAGTGTTAGAAATACTGACAGGAAAGATTCAACTGCAAACAATTGATTATGGAACATCacaagtatatttagtttgaagAACATTATGAAATATGTAGGCAACATTCTTGGCATAAGGATAACTCAATACTAAAAAAATCCTCCCAGACAGTATCATCTAACAGTTCAATAAGTATTCACATGCTGAACCAACCAATGCTGGAGGTGTAAACACATGACCAGGCTAATATTTGGTTTATGTCAATTGGCATAATGCGGTATCTAGAAAGGTCATGGCACACACCTGTTTCACTAAACTGTAAACATCAATCCCATGCACCATTACTAGCAAAGTTAATGTGATTACTTCCAGTCCTGACAACCAGCCAAGACAAATGTTCCCTCGGTCACCCTTAAGCACCATTTTGAGAATTAAAAGACAATTAGCAAAATTCCATAAAGTCTAATGTGTAAGTTCAGATACTGTTTTGGACTAAGATTTCCTCAAGCTAAACACACACTTTCCCTAAAGCCAGACATCCCAAAGTTAAAATTTACCAACTCAGTCTCAACCTTCATTATATTACTGGATGGTTTTTCACTTCTTGTGTAAGCATGAAGAAAACAGATGGATGTTTTCCAGTGGTTCTCAGCCATAAACAAAATTCAAATTTACTATGTTGGGTCAGTAGAACACAAATCTATTTGAAGGAGATCAATATCATCACATCTAGTATGATGACCTTGAAGAGACGAAAGGCAAGTGAATTAAGCTAGCTCCACATTCCAGTGACATCAATACCCCAGGGTTAACTGTTTCCCTATGGCAGCCAAATAAGTATAGTTctcatttgtttttgtttttatcaTCTTTTCTCCATTGGATTATTGTGGTTCTTCTACCCCTTGGCTTTTGAACAACAAAATAAAGCTTGATCCAGATCCCCGTGTTAAAACAAAGCAACAAACAAGGACAAATAACTAACGAAGAAAATACATACCATTATTAGCTGCGATCACATCATCCAACTGATAAAGCAAGCACTTGGCAAGACTAGGAATCAGGGACCCCGAAGTAACTAAGATATTAATGTTCTGATATTTGGAAGTAACCGATCTGGTTGTTGGGTCAGATGAAACAAGGTAATTTGATGGAAGGCTAGTTTTACCTAAAGTTTGCTCTAATAGGGCATGTcctgcaacaaaaagaaaaaatgtaAACTACATATGAACTGAAGAAAGATGCATCAATATAAGCAAAATGATCAAAAGATACATGATATGATATAAGCACAATCTGTTGCATtgcaaagaacaaaaaaaatggcTAGCAAAATTACTATCAATTGCAGAAGAAATTAGGGTTTTGTTGTTTTAAGTATTTATATTTGTAGTACCTATGGCTGTAAATATATTCCTCTAAAGAAGGGATACAAAGTAGAATGAAACACAGTTAATATAAACAAATTCACAAGGCAACATAACAGTGAAATACTATTTATAAAAGTTCAATATATTATACAAATCACAAATATAGACAAGGGACCAGAAAAGAATCACTTGGTCCTCACAGATTCCCCTGACATTAGCATCAAGTTCCTTGGTAAAATTGGATTTGACTTTGGCAAATGCATTAGGGAACCTTGGATCAACTCCTCTGGGAGATCAACTACATGATATGTGGATCATAAGAAAATGAGGCTGCAAGATCTCATTGCTTGCTTCCAGATGGACAAGGGAAAAAATTGCacaaaaactatatcttttacatCAGCAAAACACTTAAATAAGGTTTATCGGTAATGACGAGCCAATATAGCCTGATTTCAAAACCTATGCTATGGCAGCTCCCAATTCCATCATGATCCCAATTAAGACCCACTATTGTAAACACTGGAAAGATGTTTAGATCAAGGCATTTAAAGTTGGACTCCTCATGGATCCACAATTAGGAGGTACAATCAAACAAGTTGGTTAAGATTTTTCAAACCGTTTAAAGATGATCATATAACGATATAGGTGGTTTCAGGATATCAAACATAGCAGTAAAGATTCCAGATTTACCAAAATGCTTCATTTTACCTCTATGAGCATTGATAGAACTTGATATATAAAAGTTCAATTAAGTTAGGTtccagctttgataaaaaaaatatataattaatttctaCAAAAATTCTAAATACCTAACCAAATTGATTCCAAGGTGAGATATTGCCCATCACAACCAAAAATCCAACACAACATACCAATATATTATTATTGGTTAATTGGAAAACAAATGGTTTGAACTCAATTGTTGCTTCTACACCATCACATAACCTAGGAACAAATATGCATCAACTAACTGGTTTTGCATTAGATGGATTAGTGTCTCAAACTTAACCAAGCTTATATGAATAGTCTTAAGTCCACAAAAATAGAAAAAGATTAATCATCATAGCAAAAACAATTATCTGTTAATAGTTGACTGTTTGTTAATTAGGACACTGTGTTTGGAACAACATACCCGAGGAAAGCCATCCATCCGTGTAGCTATCAGTCAAACTGTATAGATCATTCCAGAGTTTAACTGTCTGTTGGTCAAGTAACTTACATAAACCCTGCATTAACCAAGAATCCAGGGTCAAGTACTTGGAGATCTATCATTGATTAAAGCAGGGATAAAATTATTGTGTGCATTAAGCaaattaacaaaatcaaattgTGTGGCAGCATAAAATCTTATGCTAAGAGCAAACCCATGTAATTCAAGGAACACCCAAAGACCAGTTCAGGATGGACCACATTCGACAACATAAATCAATACCCCAGTCCAGGCTGTAACAATTATTGATATAttgatatgtttttgtatgaATAGACTGAAAAATAGAAGCTAGCTTCCAGCAATACCAGTGAGTACTTCTCAGCAATGGAGCGATGTCGATAAGCAAGTTTTCTTTTATTCCAGTCATCATAAGGAAAACCAAATCCATCATTGAAATTATATTTTGACAGGTCTCGTCCATCATCATATTCACTCAAAGCATCAAGAAATGGTTCATTATAGTCCTCAATCTGCAAAACAACACAGAAGTGTAAAACAATTGTCAGCAAGTGCCACAAACATATAGTCTCAAACACTAAACTCCTAATTCATAGGCCATATTCTACATGAAATATGAGACATGTTGAACATGGCATGGCCCACTTATTCGTTAAGATCTTAAGTGTAGTAGAAGATGAGCTCAGTTTTGAGCATGATAATTGAGGCCCTAATTAGACCCATATTGGAAGTGGGAGGACGATTGTGATGATCTATAAGAGATACATGGATATATTACCAATTAATTTAGGCCCACATCTTTTTTGATAGCGTGGTTATACCCATAAAGTTATTGAATCAGAAAATATATCAGATGGATTGTGGCAGTTattgtgctcaaaatgaaa of the Musa acuminata AAA Group cultivar baxijiao chromosome BXJ2-10, Cavendish_Baxijiao_AAA, whole genome shotgun sequence genome contains:
- the LOC135624479 gene encoding uncharacterized protein LOC135624479, with the translated sequence MGILRRIAGFLGLTREEEEEEVRHPNGGGVDGGGRTGAGPPRAAGRGFGGVQVPVAVERPSPGPVLVSCDPGEGGIQGFRWYSRRLRIDEDGDVADEFLSEVIAEIPPTENQMTPPKFQVKYNTRPTAMAMRKQVTVADGNLRQSLEHQGRLQWV
- the LOC104000173 gene encoding eyes absent homolog, which produces MDRTPTALLRDRKISEEVAKPMTVYIWDMDETLILLKSLLDGTYAGAFDGLKDRRKGIEIGKLWENHILQVCDDHFYYEEIEDYNEPFLDALSEYDDGRDLSKYNFNDGFGFPYDDWNKRKLAYRHRSIAEKYSLGLCKLLDQQTVKLWNDLYSLTDSYTDGWLSSGHALLEQTLGKTSLPSNYLVSSDPTTRSVTSKYQNINILVTSGSLIPSLAKCLLYQLDDVIAANNVYSSWEVGKLRCFSWIKERFGGPNVRFCVIGDGTEECEAAQAMRWPFIKIDLRPSSPCRFPGLTMKVVQSYTDVMYGSPDVEVEETEEF